The Panacibacter microcysteis genome includes a window with the following:
- a CDS encoding asparaginase domain-containing protein — protein sequence MSIRIFITGGTFDKEYNEITGQLFFKDTHMSELLKLGRSRVDVEIRTLMMIDSLEMTEADRNLIAENCSKASEDKIIITHGTDTMADTARLLATKNMQKTIVLTGAMIPYKFGSSDGLFNMGSALAFVQSLPHGVYVAMNGRYFNWDNVRKNRQTGAFEELK from the coding sequence ATGTCTATTCGCATTTTTATTACAGGCGGCACTTTCGATAAGGAATACAACGAGATAACCGGACAGCTTTTTTTTAAGGACACACATATGTCTGAGCTGCTTAAACTGGGGCGCAGCCGTGTTGATGTAGAGATTCGCACCCTGATGATGATCGACAGCCTGGAAATGACAGAGGCAGACCGAAACCTGATTGCTGAAAATTGTTCGAAGGCGTCGGAAGATAAAATCATCATCACCCACGGTACCGATACAATGGCCGATACGGCCCGGCTGCTTGCCACTAAAAATATGCAGAAAACAATTGTGCTTACAGGCGCCATGATACCGTATAAATTTGGTAGCTCCGACGGCTTGTTTAACATGGGCAGTGCATTGGCTTTTGTGCAAAGCCTGCCACACGGTGTATATGTAGCCATGAACGGCCGTTATTTCAATTGGGACAACGTAAGAAAAAACCGACAAACAGGCGCATTTGAAGAGTTGAAGTAA
- a CDS encoding Na+/H+ antiporter, with amino-acid sequence MIHDQLLLIIGLLLCVAMLSMLSDKLRIPYPIFLVIAGLLISLIPGVPPVKLHPDLVFLIFLPPLLYAAAWNTSWHDFWAAKRPITLLAFGLVIFTASLVAIVSNAIIPDFSLALGFLLGGIVSPPDAIAATSVIQKMNVPKRIVTILEGESLVNDASSLIVFRFALAAVSTGQFVFWTAAGDFAKVVLMGIVVGLAIAHIIYAIHKFLPTTPSIDTAITLITPYLMYITAEHFHFSGVLAVVSGGLFLTFRSGDIFSYETRLQAVSVWQTLVFLLNGIVFIMIGLQLPEITGGLGEYSIGEVIFYAVVISIVTIIIRLIWIYPGAYLPRFLFRSIRENEPNPGWRLVFITGWSGMRGVVSLASALAVPLTLDTGGAFPHRNLILFITFIVILCTLVLQGLSLPWIIKKLNIASGDSHEKQEMEIRYKLATAVLDHITTNYASETANIDAYKRVKERYERMVQITSNKLNNEEAKEEAPSFLPAYYKMLYEMIEVRRKEIKEMRREKSFNEEILREKERELDLEEARIRK; translated from the coding sequence ATGATACACGATCAACTACTGCTTATCATTGGTTTATTGCTATGTGTAGCCATGCTCTCTATGCTCAGCGATAAACTGCGTATTCCCTACCCGATCTTCCTGGTAATAGCAGGCTTGCTCATTAGCCTTATACCCGGTGTACCGCCTGTTAAACTTCATCCTGATCTTGTTTTCCTTATTTTTCTGCCGCCGCTTTTGTATGCAGCCGCCTGGAATACGTCCTGGCACGACTTCTGGGCTGCCAAAAGACCAATCACCCTGCTCGCATTCGGGCTGGTTATTTTTACGGCCAGCCTCGTGGCCATTGTATCCAACGCTATCATCCCCGATTTTTCGCTTGCATTGGGGTTCCTGCTTGGTGGCATAGTATCGCCACCTGATGCCATTGCCGCTACCAGTGTGATACAGAAGATGAATGTACCTAAGCGTATTGTTACCATACTGGAAGGTGAAAGCCTGGTAAATGATGCGTCGAGCCTGATCGTATTCCGTTTTGCGCTTGCTGCAGTAAGTACGGGGCAGTTTGTGTTCTGGACAGCAGCAGGTGATTTTGCAAAAGTGGTATTGATGGGCATTGTAGTGGGCCTGGCTATTGCACATATTATCTATGCCATACATAAGTTTTTGCCAACTACGCCAAGTATAGATACGGCTATTACTCTTATAACACCATATCTCATGTACATTACAGCGGAGCATTTTCATTTTTCTGGTGTACTGGCTGTGGTAAGCGGTGGTCTTTTCCTGACTTTTCGTTCTGGAGATATTTTCTCATATGAAACAAGGTTACAGGCTGTTAGTGTTTGGCAAACCCTTGTTTTTCTCCTCAACGGTATTGTCTTTATTATGATTGGCTTGCAGCTACCAGAAATTACAGGTGGTCTTGGCGAATATTCGATAGGTGAAGTTATTTTTTATGCTGTTGTCATTAGCATAGTTACGATCATCATCCGTTTAATCTGGATTTACCCCGGGGCTTACCTGCCCAGGTTTCTTTTCAGGAGTATCAGGGAAAATGAGCCAAACCCGGGTTGGCGACTCGTTTTTATAACCGGGTGGAGTGGTATGCGCGGCGTGGTTTCACTGGCCTCTGCTCTCGCTGTTCCTTTAACGCTCGATACCGGAGGCGCATTTCCACATCGCAACCTCATTCTTTTCATCACATTCATTGTAATTCTTTGCACATTGGTACTACAGGGTTTAAGCCTGCCATGGATCATCAAAAAACTAAACATTGCATCCGGCGATTCTCATGAAAAACAGGAAATGGAAATCCGCTACAAACTGGCAACCGCGGTACTGGACCATATTACAACCAACTATGCATCTGAAACTGCAAACATTGATGCCTATAAGCGGGTAAAAGAACGGTATGAGCGCATGGTTCAGATAACAAGCAATAAACTAAACAATGAAGAAGCAAAAGAAGAAGCTCCTTCTTTTCTGCCTGCGTACTATAAAATGCTATACGAAATGATTGAAGTACGACGCAAAGAAATTAAAGAAATGCGGCGGGAAAAATCATTCAACGAAGAAATATTAAGAGAGAAAGAAAGAGAGCTGGACCTGGAAGAAGCACGGATAAGGAAGTAG
- a CDS encoding GNAT family N-acetyltransferase codes for MAVKIIDYGTKEYKQMVDLRYQILRRPLGLSFTQEELEQEKNNIHIGCFDDDKLEGCCMLVPLDKSLVQLRQMAVISGLQGKGIGKVLMQFAENISRDLGYKRIMMHARKTAVGFYEKSGYRVAGDEFLEVTIPHFAMEKML; via the coding sequence ATGGCAGTAAAAATTATCGACTACGGAACCAAAGAGTATAAGCAAATGGTAGACCTGCGCTACCAGATACTAAGACGACCCCTTGGCTTATCTTTTACACAGGAAGAACTGGAACAGGAAAAAAATAACATACACATAGGTTGTTTTGACGATGATAAACTGGAAGGTTGCTGTATGCTCGTTCCGCTGGATAAAAGCCTCGTGCAACTCAGGCAAATGGCAGTAATATCCGGCCTGCAAGGTAAAGGTATTGGGAAGGTATTAATGCAATTTGCCGAAAATATTTCCAGGGACCTGGGGTATAAGCGGATAATGATGCATGCCCGTAAAACCGCGGTAGGGTTTTACGAAAAATCCGGTTACAGAGTAGCGGGCGATGAATTTCTCGAAGTAACTATACCACACTTCGCAATGGAAAAAATGCTTTGA
- a CDS encoding YcxB family protein, giving the protein MQINFSYDKKKVLQALRYHFIWQPEIRILLILVIVFDIVAAVLYMIGKVRPEPFLLGSFIWLMFIVSFWFILPGNIYKKSETFRDKFLIDFENNAVTLQNEKGMMQWQWGQFVKYFESPHFFHLYLSAKSFFLVPKDNMDEDFRHNLRGMLRDKIKTAAKR; this is encoded by the coding sequence ATGCAAATAAATTTCAGTTACGATAAAAAGAAGGTTTTACAAGCCCTGCGTTATCATTTTATCTGGCAACCGGAAATAAGGATTTTACTGATACTGGTAATTGTGTTTGATATAGTGGCAGCAGTACTTTATATGATTGGCAAGGTAAGACCAGAGCCTTTTTTGCTGGGATCATTTATATGGCTGATGTTTATTGTTTCTTTCTGGTTTATTCTGCCCGGCAACATTTACAAAAAGTCTGAAACGTTCAGAGATAAGTTCCTGATTGATTTTGAAAACAATGCTGTAACACTGCAAAACGAAAAAGGAATGATGCAATGGCAGTGGGGCCAGTTTGTAAAGTACTTCGAGAGCCCGCATTTTTTTCATTTATATCTTTCTGCAAAATCTTTTTTCCTGGTGCCCAAAGACAATATGGATGAGGATTTCAGGCATAACCTGCGTGGCATGCTGCGGGATAAGATTAAAACTGCCGCAAAAAGGTAG
- the fabF gene encoding beta-ketoacyl-ACP synthase II gives MELNRVVVTGMGIISPIGNNLNDYWNNLVNGVSGAGPITLYDASKFKTRIACEVKNFNPENHLERKEVRKLDRFTQFGLVASDMAMADAGLSKENINPDRVGVIFGSGIGGVLTFQQEVSDFAKGDGTPRYSPFFIPKMILDIASGQISMRHNLRGPNFAVVSACATSTNCIMEAFNLLRLNKADIILAGGSEAAVVEAGMGGFVSMKALSERNDDPKTASRPYDKDRDGFVMGEAGGILVMETLKSALARGAKIYCEVAGAGATADAYHITAPHPEGLGARNVMKAALEDAEMTPQDIDYINTHGTSTPLGDGAEVKAILDVFGDHAYNLNISSTKSMTGHCLGAAGVIEAIAAIMSVATDVVPPTINHFTDDPEIDSRLNFTFNQAQHRPVRAALSNTFGFGGHNACVIVKKYVA, from the coding sequence ATGGAGTTAAACAGAGTTGTGGTTACTGGAATGGGCATTATTTCTCCGATTGGTAACAATCTGAACGACTATTGGAACAATCTCGTAAACGGTGTTTCAGGAGCCGGTCCCATTACTCTTTATGACGCCTCCAAATTCAAAACCCGCATTGCATGCGAGGTTAAAAATTTTAACCCGGAAAATCATCTTGAACGTAAAGAAGTAAGAAAACTCGACAGGTTTACCCAGTTTGGTCTTGTAGCAAGCGACATGGCAATGGCCGATGCCGGCCTTTCCAAAGAAAATATAAACCCCGATCGTGTAGGTGTAATTTTTGGCAGCGGCATTGGTGGTGTACTCACTTTTCAGCAGGAAGTTTCTGACTTTGCAAAAGGCGATGGCACACCACGCTACAGCCCTTTCTTCATACCAAAAATGATCCTCGATATAGCTTCTGGCCAGATTTCTATGCGGCACAACCTGCGCGGACCCAACTTTGCCGTAGTAAGTGCCTGCGCTACCAGTACCAATTGCATCATGGAAGCTTTCAACCTGCTGCGCCTGAATAAAGCAGATATTATTCTTGCAGGTGGCAGCGAAGCTGCTGTTGTAGAAGCCGGTATGGGTGGCTTTGTTTCCATGAAGGCCTTAAGCGAAAGAAATGACGACCCTAAAACTGCCAGCAGACCTTACGATAAGGACCGCGATGGTTTTGTAATGGGCGAAGCAGGCGGAATACTGGTAATGGAAACCTTAAAAAGTGCACTTGCCAGGGGTGCAAAAATTTACTGCGAAGTGGCAGGCGCCGGCGCAACAGCAGATGCTTACCATATTACTGCCCCGCACCCTGAAGGCCTTGGTGCCCGTAACGTAATGAAAGCTGCTCTCGAAGATGCAGAAATGACCCCTCAGGATATCGACTATATTAATACACACGGCACATCAACACCACTTGGTGATGGCGCTGAGGTAAAAGCCATCCTTGATGTTTTTGGTGATCATGCCTATAATCTCAACATCAGCTCCACAAAATCCATGACGGGCCATTGTCTTGGTGCCGCAGGTGTAATTGAAGCTATTGCAGCTATCATGAGCGTGGCCACTGATGTTGTACCTCCTACTATTAACCATTTCACAGACGACCCTGAAATTGACTCCAGGCTAAACTTTACATTCAACCAGGCCCAGCACAGGCCCGTTCGTGCGGCGCTAAGCAACACTTTTGGTTTTGGCGGTCACAATGCATGCGTTATTGTAAAAAAATACGTAGCTTGA
- the gatB gene encoding Asp-tRNA(Asn)/Glu-tRNA(Gln) amidotransferase subunit GatB — translation MSIPFDKYEAVIGLEVHAQLATQSKLFCGDSVAFGAEPNTHVSPITLGHPGTLPKTNRKAVEYAIKMGLACHCEIERYNYFARKNYFYPDLPKGYQVSQHTTPICKGGYVTIKTESGQRDVQLNRIHMEEDAGKSIHDIDEAYTCVDYNRAGTPLIEIVTEPDIHSAEEAYQYVTEVRRLVRWINICDGNMEEGSLRCDANVSIRLKGETKLGTKVEVKNLNSIRNVKRAIEIEIERMITLVEGGGTVTQQTRSFDANNDTTFAIRDKEEANDYRYFAEPDLAPFVLEETLIDSIRLNLPALPNALVEKYRLGLGLSEYDAMQLCLDKDVADYYESVIEKTSNYKAAANWINGPVKQFINEQNTTLANFRLKPAQLADLIKLVEEGKVSFSVASTKIFHAMMEQQDKSALDLATSLNLLQVSDSNELESWINTALAKMPDKVTEYRKGKKGLIGLFIGEVKKLSKGKADPKKVTDLLEQKLNNN, via the coding sequence ATGAGCATTCCTTTTGATAAATATGAAGCAGTTATTGGCCTTGAAGTACACGCGCAGCTAGCCACACAAAGCAAACTTTTTTGTGGCGACAGTGTTGCTTTTGGCGCCGAACCCAACACGCATGTAAGTCCAATTACGCTCGGCCACCCGGGCACGCTGCCCAAAACAAACAGGAAAGCAGTGGAATACGCCATAAAAATGGGGCTTGCCTGCCATTGCGAAATTGAGCGGTATAACTATTTTGCCCGCAAAAATTATTTCTACCCCGATTTACCGAAGGGCTACCAGGTATCTCAGCATACTACGCCCATTTGCAAAGGTGGCTATGTAACCATAAAAACCGAAAGCGGCCAGCGCGACGTACAGTTAAACAGGATACACATGGAAGAGGATGCCGGTAAAAGCATCCACGATATTGACGAAGCGTACACCTGCGTAGATTATAACCGCGCCGGAACACCGTTGATTGAAATAGTTACAGAACCTGATATACATTCTGCCGAAGAAGCATACCAGTACGTGACCGAAGTAAGAAGGCTCGTGCGCTGGATAAATATTTGCGATGGAAATATGGAGGAAGGAAGCCTCCGGTGCGATGCCAACGTTTCCATACGCCTGAAAGGTGAAACGAAACTGGGCACCAAAGTAGAAGTGAAAAACCTCAATTCTATCAGGAACGTAAAACGCGCCATTGAAATAGAGATTGAAAGAATGATAACACTTGTCGAAGGTGGCGGTACTGTTACGCAGCAAACACGCAGCTTCGACGCAAATAACGATACAACTTTTGCCATAAGAGACAAAGAAGAAGCAAACGACTACCGTTATTTCGCAGAACCCGATCTTGCGCCTTTCGTGTTGGAAGAAACGCTTATCGATTCTATCCGACTTAACCTCCCTGCTTTACCAAATGCACTCGTGGAAAAATACAGGCTTGGTCTCGGTTTAAGCGAGTATGATGCTATGCAGTTGTGTTTGGATAAAGACGTGGCTGATTATTACGAGTCAGTTATCGAAAAAACGTCTAACTATAAAGCAGCGGCCAACTGGATAAACGGACCGGTGAAACAGTTTATCAACGAGCAAAATACAACACTGGCAAACTTCAGGCTAAAACCTGCACAGCTTGCAGATCTTATAAAACTTGTAGAAGAAGGAAAGGTTAGTTTCTCTGTTGCGTCTACCAAAATTTTTCATGCCATGATGGAGCAGCAGGATAAATCAGCGCTGGATCTTGCTACATCACTAAATCTCCTACAGGTAAGTGATAGTAACGAGCTTGAAAGCTGGATAAATACAGCACTTGCAAAAATGCCTGATAAAGTAACCGAATACAGGAAAGGCAAAAAAGGGCTTATCGGCCTGTTTATTGGCGAAGTAAAAAAATTAAGTAAAGGCAAGGCTGACCCTAAAAAAGTAACCGACCTGCTTGAACAAAAACTAAATAATAATTAA
- a CDS encoding AAA family ATPase translates to MLKKVVIIGPESTGKSTLSQQLAQHYNTSWCQEYAREFLLNHGTSYTFEDLEIIAKGQLTLEEAAINNAAINSKPVVFIDTDMYVMKVWCEYVFGKCHQLILDQIVERKYDLYLLCNIDLPWVADELREYPDEQPRIELYNIYKDIMINQPTTWADISGNYAERLSKAIEAVDALLH, encoded by the coding sequence ATGCTAAAAAAGGTTGTTATCATAGGCCCGGAAAGCACCGGCAAAAGCACACTTAGCCAGCAGCTGGCGCAACATTACAATACAAGCTGGTGCCAGGAATACGCCAGGGAGTTCCTGCTCAATCACGGTACCAGTTATACTTTTGAAGATCTCGAAATAATCGCGAAAGGACAGTTAACGCTGGAAGAAGCAGCCATTAATAACGCTGCTATCAATAGCAAACCGGTAGTTTTCATAGATACAGATATGTATGTTATGAAAGTTTGGTGCGAGTATGTATTTGGAAAATGTCACCAGCTTATTTTAGATCAGATCGTAGAGAGAAAATACGATCTCTACCTGCTTTGCAATATCGATCTTCCCTGGGTTGCAGACGAATTAAGGGAATACCCGGATGAGCAGCCCCGCATAGAACTATATAATATCTACAAAGACATCATGATCAACCAACCCACTACGTGGGCAGACATCAGCGGTAATTATGCAGAGCGGCTTTCCAAAGCAATAGAAGCTGTTGATGCGCTGCTGCATTAA
- a CDS encoding redoxin domain-containing protein: MKKNVVFVLLALAAFSACSNSGGDGKNFTVSGKIENGKAKNIFLEQIPFDNTEPKVVDSIALPADGNYTLKAVAKEQNLYVITLDHQPALFFINDNNDIKISANLDASFRTPYISNSDATKSVYAFLNDFRAKDSAVGIVFTEMSNKYQANPADSSLTLLQAEGAKLAADVKEYVKKFIMSTKSPAAAYYALTVAGSRNVLDISEIDSLTRTTSDKFKEHAGLAIFKSLLAQELAQSATPPDAAANATYSLLNQQAPNLTMNDPAGKPVSINSFKGKYVLVDFWASWCGPCRMENPNVVAAYNKYKDKNFTILGVSLDKEKSLWLEAIKKDSLTWTHMSDLKYWESAAVPAYKIEGIPFNVLLDPSGKIIASSLRADALDKKLAEVLQ; this comes from the coding sequence ATGAAAAAAAATGTTGTGTTTGTGCTATTGGCTTTGGCAGCATTCTCCGCATGCAGCAATAGCGGTGGCGATGGAAAAAATTTTACCGTAAGTGGTAAGATCGAAAATGGAAAAGCAAAAAATATCTTCCTCGAGCAAATACCTTTCGACAACACAGAACCCAAAGTGGTCGATTCCATTGCTTTGCCGGCAGACGGAAATTATACCTTGAAAGCTGTTGCCAAAGAACAGAATCTTTATGTTATCACACTCGACCACCAACCGGCACTCTTCTTCATCAATGACAATAACGACATAAAGATCAGCGCCAATCTCGATGCAAGCTTCAGAACACCTTACATTTCCAACAGCGATGCCACAAAAAGTGTTTACGCTTTTCTCAACGATTTTCGGGCAAAAGATTCAGCAGTTGGTATCGTGTTTACCGAAATGAGCAACAAATACCAGGCAAATCCTGCAGACAGTTCGCTTACACTCTTACAGGCCGAAGGGGCAAAACTTGCAGCCGATGTAAAAGAATATGTAAAGAAATTTATTATGAGTACAAAGAGCCCGGCTGCCGCATACTATGCACTTACCGTTGCCGGCTCCAGGAATGTGTTGGATATTTCAGAAATAGATTCACTTACACGCACCACGTCAGACAAGTTTAAAGAACACGCCGGGCTTGCAATATTCAAAAGCCTGCTGGCGCAGGAGCTCGCACAAAGCGCAACACCACCCGATGCCGCGGCAAACGCAACATACTCTTTGCTTAACCAGCAGGCGCCCAACCTCACCATGAACGATCCTGCCGGAAAGCCTGTCAGCATCAACAGTTTCAAAGGCAAATATGTATTGGTAGATTTCTGGGCAAGCTGGTGCGGACCATGCAGAATGGAAAATCCAAACGTAGTAGCAGCATATAACAAGTACAAAGACAAAAACTTCACCATTCTGGGCGTATCGCTCGACAAAGAAAAAAGCCTGTGGTTAGAAGCCATCAAAAAAGATAGCTTAACATGGACACACATGAGTGATCTTAAATATTGGGAAAGTGCTGCTGTACCTGCTTATAAAATTGAAGGTATTCCGTTTAATGTTTTGCTCGATCCTTCAGGAAAAATCATCGCATCTTCTTTGCGCGCAGACGCGCTGGATAAGAAGCTGGCAGAAGTATTACAGTAA
- the rnc gene encoding ribonuclease III, which yields MPVNFLRKILKSSSNPSFAKQLENVLGIKPGNFTLYQTALSHRSVKEGADENNERLEYLGDAVLSGIIADYLFKRYPYKGEGFLTEMRSKMVNRQQLNDVALKMGLKKLTMYNKFDNALKSSQIFGNTLEAVVGAVYLDKGYRKTQQWVLKRIVIPHLFVEDLELIDINLKNKLIGWASKNGKTLDFQTIHEKLENGRRIFTIAAVLDGETLSEGKGYNKKDASQVAAQLAIEKLGL from the coding sequence ATGCCTGTGAATTTCCTTCGTAAAATTTTAAAGTCTTCTTCTAACCCATCATTTGCCAAGCAATTAGAAAATGTACTGGGAATAAAACCCGGTAATTTTACGCTTTACCAGACTGCCTTAAGTCACCGTTCTGTTAAAGAAGGTGCTGACGAAAACAACGAAAGGCTCGAATACCTGGGAGATGCCGTGCTAAGCGGAATTATTGCAGACTATCTCTTTAAACGCTACCCGTACAAAGGCGAAGGTTTTTTAACTGAAATGCGCAGCAAAATGGTAAACCGCCAGCAGTTAAACGATGTGGCGTTGAAAATGGGCCTCAAGAAGCTTACCATGTATAATAAATTTGATAACGCGCTTAAGTCCAGCCAGATATTCGGCAATACGCTGGAAGCAGTAGTAGGCGCCGTTTACCTCGATAAAGGGTACAGAAAAACGCAGCAATGGGTGCTTAAACGAATAGTAATACCCCACCTGTTTGTGGAAGATCTTGAACTAATCGACATAAACCTCAAAAATAAACTGATCGGCTGGGCAAGCAAAAACGGGAAAACGCTCGACTTTCAAACCATTCATGAAAAACTCGAAAATGGCCGGCGCATTTTTACTATCGCCGCTGTGCTGGACGGTGAAACCCTTTCTGAAGGCAAAGGTTACAATAAAAAAGACGCAAGCCAGGTAGCCGCACAACTGGCCATCGAAAAATTAGGTTTATAA
- a CDS encoding family 20 glycosylhydrolase, whose product MKISTCLFVCFLLLLHIVANAQGAIAKPVLDSILPVRGFCIAAPAPDQVPRFIKFLNEELAPRKVNTLILRVDYNYAYTSHPELSSRHPLTKSDVQQLVNTCRKNNIRLIPQVNLLGHQSWAGTNGKLLEVYPAFDETPYVKLPEKYVWPNADSLYCKSYCPLHPGVHKVVFELVDEICNVFETDAFHAGMDEVFYLGEDRCPRCSGKDKAELFAGEVSTIRNHLALQNRELWIWGDRLIDGKTTGLGMWEASYNDTYRAIDMIPKDVVVCDWHYERADKTPVYFAMKGIDVITCPWREPALAVVQMNDMIHFRKESTKEMQEHFKGMMQTVWSDADDFMDGFYGLKKDNKEGTGTAWDCFKALYSRINGEEK is encoded by the coding sequence ATGAAGATCAGCACCTGTCTTTTTGTTTGCTTTTTGCTTTTGCTGCATATAGTTGCCAATGCACAAGGCGCAATCGCAAAACCCGTATTAGACAGTATACTGCCCGTACGTGGTTTTTGTATTGCGGCACCAGCACCAGACCAGGTGCCACGTTTTATTAAGTTTCTCAACGAGGAACTGGCACCAAGAAAAGTAAATACACTTATACTGCGCGTAGATTATAATTATGCATACACTTCTCACCCGGAACTAAGCAGCCGGCACCCGCTAACCAAAAGCGATGTGCAACAGTTGGTAAACACATGCCGGAAAAACAACATCCGCCTTATACCACAGGTAAATCTTTTGGGGCACCAGTCATGGGCAGGCACAAACGGCAAACTGCTGGAAGTGTATCCTGCGTTTGATGAAACACCGTATGTAAAACTGCCGGAGAAATATGTATGGCCCAATGCTGATAGTCTTTATTGCAAAAGCTATTGCCCGCTGCACCCCGGCGTACATAAAGTAGTGTTTGAGCTGGTAGATGAAATATGTAACGTATTTGAAACAGATGCTTTTCATGCAGGTATGGATGAAGTGTTTTACCTGGGGGAAGATAGATGCCCCCGCTGCAGCGGTAAAGACAAGGCTGAACTATTTGCCGGCGAGGTTAGCACTATACGCAACCACCTGGCACTGCAAAACCGGGAACTATGGATATGGGGCGACAGGCTGATTGATGGTAAAACCACCGGCCTTGGTATGTGGGAAGCAAGCTATAACGATACATACCGTGCAATAGATATGATACCCAAAGACGTGGTTGTTTGCGACTGGCATTACGAACGCGCCGATAAAACACCCGTTTACTTTGCCATGAAAGGCATTGATGTGATTACCTGCCCGTGGCGCGAACCGGCATTGGCAGTTGTACAAATGAATGACATGATCCATTTTAGAAAAGAATCGACCAAAGAAATGCAGGAACATTTTAAAGGTATGATGCAAACCGTCTGGAGTGATGCTGACGATTTTATGGATGGTTTTTACGGACTGAAGAAAGATAATAAAGAAGGTACAGGAACTGCGTGGGATTGCTTTAAAGCACTTTACAGCAGGATCAACGGTGAAGAAAAATAA
- a CDS encoding acyl carrier protein — protein MSDIATRVKKIIVDKLGVDEAEVTTEASFTNDLGADSLDTVELIMEFEKEFNISIPDEQAETITTVGQAVTYLEEHAK, from the coding sequence ATGTCAGACATCGCTACAAGAGTTAAAAAAATCATTGTTGACAAATTAGGAGTTGACGAAGCAGAAGTTACCACAGAGGCTTCTTTCACCAATGATTTAGGCGCCGATTCTCTGGATACAGTAGAACTAATTATGGAATTTGAAAAAGAATTCAATATTTCTATTCCTGACGAGCAGGCAGAAACAATTACTACTGTTGGCCAGGCAGTAACCTACCTCGAAGAACATGCTAAATAG
- a CDS encoding META domain-containing protein: MKRYMICLLFFAACNSATDKNNLSSDTVSMQVPQQQVMTDTVKTTLEGSWQLQPVLASDTAAGKIPMLVFDLKSKKFQGNTGCNNMSGSFITSGDSLSFNEQILMTKMACAGYNEAGFIQSLTKVNHFKIEQGVLQLLQDQTILSKWIRKDATVQKKI; encoded by the coding sequence ATGAAACGCTATATGATATGCCTGTTGTTTTTTGCTGCCTGTAATAGTGCAACAGATAAAAACAATCTTTCCAGCGACACGGTTAGTATGCAGGTGCCTCAACAACAAGTAATGACTGATACTGTAAAAACTACCCTGGAGGGATCATGGCAATTACAACCTGTGCTTGCGTCTGATACTGCTGCCGGCAAAATACCCATGCTGGTTTTTGACCTGAAGTCAAAAAAATTCCAGGGCAATACCGGTTGTAACAATATGAGTGGCAGCTTTATTACAAGCGGAGACAGCCTTTCTTTTAACGAACAGATCCTGATGACAAAAATGGCATGTGCAGGTTATAATGAAGCAGGCTTTATTCAAAGTCTTACAAAAGTCAATCATTTTAAAATTGAACAGGGGGTGCTCCAGTTGTTGCAGGACCAAACCATTTTATCAAAATGGATCAGGAAAGATGCTACTGTGCAGAAGAAAATATAG